One Novosphingobium sp. G106 DNA segment encodes these proteins:
- a CDS encoding VOC family protein: MDLAMHATKLVVADVEAAERFYLALGLKLASRNLGGEDEVRQQQSWLSVTGDMTSHILILSRFLEKPAPSRPNYPGEVWLCFQVPDVEATVAAALAAGGALFRAGEDRPEHGVRAAVISDSEGHHIELVGPMRGN, translated from the coding sequence ATGGACCTAGCGATGCATGCGACCAAGCTGGTGGTCGCCGATGTCGAGGCGGCCGAGCGGTTCTATCTGGCGTTGGGACTCAAGCTCGCCAGCCGCAATCTCGGCGGCGAGGATGAGGTGCGGCAGCAGCAGTCGTGGCTGTCGGTGACGGGCGACATGACCTCGCACATCCTGATCCTCAGCCGCTTCCTCGAAAAGCCTGCGCCGTCGCGGCCAAACTATCCCGGCGAGGTCTGGCTCTGCTTCCAGGTGCCCGACGTCGAAGCCACCGTCGCGGCCGCACTGGCGGCGGGCGGCGCGCTGTTCCGCGCCGGCGAGGACCGCCCGGAACACGGCGTGCGCGCGGCGGTGATCAGCGACAGCGAAGGGCACCATATCGAGCTCGTCGGCCCGATGCGCGGGAACTAG
- the glnA gene encoding type I glutamate--ammonia ligase, whose protein sequence is MAKASDIIKRIKEEEIEWVDLRFTDPKGKWQHLTMVAALLGEDELEDGLMFDGSSIDGWKAINESDMILKPDLDAVYIDPFSATPMMILVCDIVEPSSGELYARDPRSTAKRAEAFVKSSGVGDTVYVGPEAEFFVFDDVRFYDGYDGNGFKIDDIELPTNSNREYDGGNLAHRPRAKGGYFPVAPVDSLVDVRAEMVSTMIEMGLPCDKHHHEVASAQHELGLTFGKLVETADRMQVYKYVVHQVAQAYGKTATFMPKPIMKDNGSGMHTHISIWDGGKPLFAGNGYAGLSDMCLYFIGGVIKHAKALNAFTNPTTNSYKRLVPGYEAPVLLAYSARNRSASCRIPYGSGAKAKRVEFRFPDAMANPYLCYAALLMAGLDGIKNKIHPGEAMDKNLYDLPPAELAEVPTVCGSLREALESLEADYDFLIQGGVFTKDQIEAYIELKWPEVMRWETTPSPVEFDMYYSW, encoded by the coding sequence ATGGCTAAGGCAAGCGACATCATCAAGCGGATCAAGGAAGAGGAGATCGAGTGGGTCGATCTGCGTTTCACCGATCCCAAGGGTAAGTGGCAGCACCTGACCATGGTCGCCGCGCTGCTCGGTGAAGACGAGCTCGAAGACGGCCTGATGTTCGACGGTTCGTCGATCGACGGCTGGAAGGCGATCAACGAGTCGGACATGATCCTCAAGCCCGACCTCGACGCCGTCTACATCGATCCGTTCTCGGCCACGCCGATGATGATCCTGGTCTGCGACATCGTCGAGCCTTCGTCGGGCGAGCTCTATGCCCGCGACCCGCGTTCGACCGCCAAGCGCGCCGAAGCCTTCGTCAAGTCGAGCGGCGTGGGCGACACCGTCTATGTCGGCCCCGAAGCCGAATTCTTTGTCTTCGACGACGTCCGCTTCTATGACGGCTACGACGGCAACGGCTTCAAGATCGACGACATCGAGCTGCCGACCAACTCGAACCGCGAATACGACGGCGGCAACCTCGCCCACCGTCCGCGCGCCAAGGGCGGCTACTTCCCCGTCGCGCCGGTCGACAGCCTGGTCGATGTCCGCGCCGAGATGGTCTCGACGATGATCGAGATGGGCCTGCCCTGCGACAAGCACCACCACGAAGTCGCCAGCGCCCAGCACGAACTCGGCCTGACCTTCGGCAAGCTCGTCGAAACCGCCGACCGCATGCAGGTCTACAAGTACGTCGTCCACCAGGTCGCCCAGGCCTATGGCAAGACGGCAACGTTCATGCCGAAGCCGATCATGAAGGACAACGGCTCGGGCATGCACACGCACATCTCGATCTGGGATGGCGGCAAGCCGCTGTTCGCCGGTAACGGCTATGCCGGTCTGTCGGACATGTGCCTCTACTTCATCGGCGGCGTCATCAAGCACGCCAAGGCGCTGAACGCCTTCACCAACCCGACGACCAATAGCTACAAGCGTCTGGTCCCGGGCTACGAAGCGCCGGTGCTGCTGGCCTATTCGGCCCGCAACCGTTCGGCCTCGTGCCGTATTCCCTACGGCTCGGGCGCCAAGGCGAAGCGCGTCGAATTCCGCTTCCCCGACGCGATGGCCAACCCCTACCTCTGCTACGCCGCGCTGCTTATGGCCGGCCTGGACGGGATTAAGAACAAGATCCACCCGGGCGAAGCCATGGACAAGAACCTCTACGATCTGCCGCCGGCCGAACTCGCCGAAGTGCCGACCGTCTGCGGTTCGCTGCGCGAAGCGCTGGAATCGCTCGAAGCCGACTACGACTTCCTGATCCAGGGCGGCGTGTTCACCAAGGACCAGATCGAAGCCTATATCGAGCTCAAGTGGCCCGAAGTGATGCGCTGGGAAACCACGCCGTCGCCGGTCGAGTTCGACATGTACTACAGCTGGTAA